A single genomic interval of Helianthus annuus cultivar XRQ/B chromosome 13, HanXRQr2.0-SUNRISE, whole genome shotgun sequence harbors:
- the LOC110900771 gene encoding uncharacterized protein LOC110900771: MNSEWEDEEEDPTYKESTVFSRLHPEHASYKPAKRVGYNPKAEHDYTLSYRPDDMAEDSKFIREIATAAIDKTKLPHNVGKYNGLTDRDNHLQVFKGAGATGRDGGPKDWETFIEAAKTIAQTDKQLTSDDHRQRAHNSNDRHGRKGRGQSWRSSSHRERSPPREDARHIINQIAHRKEVKRENREKQWTPLTKTHSEVLATENHQFKPPLQMRNKRGQDPNLYCEFHKDTGHLTDDCFSLKQENEKALRDGKLTHLVKGGKRDYRQILRRDEGPDNKKLRKLETHMVQGGPGRPKKNYNKRTQDDSWREKQVIFPVVRGGPREKRPIVIPGVIGHYQTDYIFIDPGSTADIIYEQCFYQFDQEDKARLEPVDYPLTGFCNEAVFPLGQISFPVLLSDGRNSRTEEVTFMVLPAHSRHDILLGRESQGDFNMICSAPHSAVGFPTETGIALIYVSKEVLATDEMRPTKASKPAPHAEAEKWVLNSAHPEQTVTLGPTMSILTRATLKKLLHENMDVFAWTPADMVGVPRHIAEHRLNVSEDAKPVVHAKRHLGDIKHDAMKEQVLELLNAGIIREVRYQTWVASPVMVKKPNGSWRMWVDYKDLNKVCPRDCYALPDIDEKIDSLATFRWKCFLDCYKGYHQVQMAVQDEDKTAFRTPTGLYCYNKMPFGLKNTGATYQRLMNETFSDAIGKYIEVYMDDLVIMSKEEGTMLANIQKTFNTLRSVSIKLNPAKCSFGMEEGKFLGFIVTKDGFKVNPEKVQAIERMPSPSNIKDMQKLAGPLAALNRFLANHAAKSFPFIKTLRNCMKKSQFQWTPEAESAFREMKDCLIKLPTLTTPNKGEPLVLYLSASDKAVGAVLLVDRQGTQTPVYYVSRTLTDPETRYAIMEKLVLALIHASRRLHRYFANHVIHVLTNYNIGNILARPEVSGRLAKWAIELGGHNVVFRPRPSIKGQVLADFMTEVPDDKERECKAMEKAEKKQTEEPWLLYTDGASNEDGAGAGLRLVSPDKHEFTYAIRLDFKSTNDEAEYEAFLAGLRLAIKMGVRHIEAHVDSMLVAGQINGQYEAKGDVMALYLSQAKTLLQTFYSYKSGILPKNKAEARKIQYKAEHYQMADGILYRKSYLGPLLRCVDVEDANYLIREVHEGICGIHAGPRMVVAKVMNAGYYWPGMHLDAVKELRKCSGCQRHAPKTMRPKNELVSVTTAWPFQQWGIDMVGPFPEAPGAVKFIIVAVDYFTKWNHHQ, encoded by the exons ATGAACAGTGAGTGGGAAGACGAAGAGGAAGACCCAACGTACAAAGAAAGCACAGTGTTCAGCAGGTTACACCCGGAACACGCGTCATACAAGCCCGCAAAGCGCGTAGGGTACAACCCAAAGGCAGAGCATGATTATACCTTAAGCTATCGTCCAGACGACATGGCTGAAGATTCAAAATTCATCAGGGAGATTGCCACAGCCGCTATAGACAAAACCAAGCTGCCGCACAACGTTGGCAAATACAATGGCCTGACAGATCGAGATAATCATCTCCAGGTTTTCAAAGGCGCAGGAGCAACAG GAAgagacggaggacccaaagattgggaaaccttcattgaGGCCGCCAAAACAATAGCACAGACAGACAAACAGTTGACCAGTGACGACCACCGTCAACGCGCACATAACTCTAATGACCGACATGGCAGAAAAGGCAGAGGCCAGTCATGGAGATCTTCCAGTCACAGAGAAAGAAGCCCACCAAGAGAAGATGCGCGACACATAATCAATCAGATAGCCCACCGAAAAGAAGTAAAGCGGGAAAACAGAGAGAAGCAGTGGACGCCATTAACAAAGACCCATTCGGAGGTCTTGGCCACTGAAAATCACCAATTTAAACCACCCCTAcagatgcgcaacaaaaggggtcaAGATCCCAATCTCTACTGTGAATTCCATAAGGACACAGGTCACCTAACCGATGACTGTTTTAGCCTGAAGCAAGAAAATGAAAAAGCCCTGAGAGATGGAAAGCTCACTCACCTAGTCAAGGGCGGAAAGCGCGACTACCGCCAAATCCTAAGAAGAGACGAAGGGCCAGATAACAAAAAACTCAGAAAGTTGGAAACCCACATGGTGCAGGGAGGTCCAGGAAGACCAAAGAAAAATTACAACAAGCGCACGCAAGATGATTCATGGCGCGAGAAGCAAGTCATCTTCCCAGTTGTTAGAGGAGGCCCGAGGGAAAAACGACCAATAGTTATTCCAGGAGTGATTGGTCATTACCAGACAGACTACATATTCATCGATCCGGGGAGCACCGCGGATATCATATATGAACAATGCTTTTATCAATTTGACCAGGAGGACAAGGCGCGCTTGGAGCCAGTAGACTACCCAttaactggtttctgcaacgaggCCGTCTTTCCGCTGGGACAGATATCATTCCCGGTGTTACTTTCGGACGGACGGAATTCAAGAACAGAAGAAGTCACGTTCATGGTGCTACCCGCACACTCAAGACATGACATCCTCCTAGGAAGAGAATCCCAGGGAGACTTCAATATGATTTGCTCTGCACCACATTCGGCCGTGGGATTCCCAACAGAAACAGGCATCGCACTGATATACGTAAGCAAGGAAGTCTTAGCAACAGATGAAATGAGGCCTACAAAAGCAAGTAAACCAGCGCCACACGCagaggcagaaaaatgggtattgaacAGCGCTCACCCAGAACAAACAGTTACCCTAGGACCAACGATGTCCATTTTAACACGCGCAACGCTCAAGAAGTTGTTACACGAGAACATGGatgtgttcgcctggacaccagctgacatggttggtgttccacggcaCATTGCAGAGCACCGTCTAAACGTCTCAGAGGACGCAAAGCCAGTAGTACACGCCAAGCGCCACCTGGGCGATATAAAGCACGATGCCATGAAAGAGCAAGTACTGGAATTACTGAATGCAGGCATCATCAGAGAAGTCAGATATCAAACATGGGTAGCAAGCCCAGTGATGGTAAAGAAACCAAACGGAAGCTGGAGAATGTGGGTCGACTACAAAGATCTAAACAAGGTATGCCCACGCGACTGCTACGCCTTACCAGACATAGACGAGAAAATCGATTCTCTAGCAACATTCAGGTGGAAATGCTTTCTTGATTGCTACAAGGGGTATCACCAGGTTCAAATGGCTGTCCAAGATGAAGATAAGACCGCATTCCGCACGCCGACAGGGCTGTACTGTTACAACAagatgcctttcggtttgaagaATACGGGCGCAACCTACCAAAGATTGATGAACGAAACGTTCAGCGATGCCATCGGCAAGTACATAGAGGTGTATATGGACGATCTGGTGATTATGAGCAAAGAAGAAGGCACGATGCTGGCTAACATCCAGAAGACTTTCAACACGCTACGCAGCGTAAGTATCAAGCTGAACCCAGCAAAGTGCTCATTCGGAATGGAAGAAGGAAAATTCTTAGGTTTCATCGTCACAAAAGATggtttcaaggtgaatccagaAAAAGTCCAAGCCATAGAAAGGATGCCTTCTCCGTCAAACATCAAAGACATGCAAAAATTAGCTGGGCCACTAGCCGCGCTCAATCGTTTCCTAGCTAATCATGCTGCAAAATCCTTCCCGTTCATCAAAACGTTGCGCAATTGTATGAAGAAAAGCCAGTTCCagtggactccggaagcagagagcgcgttccgcgagatgaaagattgTCTCATCAAACTGCCAACATTAACCACACCAAACAAAGGCGAACCTTTGGTACTCTACCTATCAGCTTCCGATAAGGCAGTCGGGGCAGTCTTACTCGTCGATCGTCAAGGTACCCAGACACCAGTTTACTACGTGTCACGAACCTTAACCGACCCAGAAACTCGATATGCAATTATGGAAAAGTTAGTCCTTGCACTGATTCATGCTTCAAGGCGGCTGCACAGATACTTTGCGAATCACGTCATCCACGTGCTAACAAACTACAACATCGGCAACATCCTTGCAAGGCCAGAAGTATCAGGAAGGCTAGCCAAATGGGCGATAGAACTGGGAGGTCACAATGTGGTTTTCAGACCACGACCATCAATCAAAGGCCAGGTCTTGGCAGATTTTATGACAGAAGTTCCAGATGACAAAGAAAGAGAATGTAAAGCAATGGAAAAGGCTGAGAAAAAGCAAACAGAAGAGCCATGGTTGTTATACACCGACGGAGCGTCTAACGAAGACGGAGCAGGCGCAGGGCTAAGGCTGGTAAGCCCCGATAAACATGAATTCACGTACGCTATACGCCTGGATTTTAAAAGCACAAACGACGAAGCAGAGTATGAAGCTTTCCTGGCTGGCTTACGATTGGCGATCAAAATGGGGGTCCGACACATCGAAGCGCATGTGGACTCCATGCTGGTAGCGGGGCAAATCAACGGCCAATACGAAGCCAAAGGGGATGTCATGGCACTCTATCTCAGCCAAGCAAAAACATTGCTACAAACCTTCTACTCctacaag TCAGGGATACTTCCCAAAAACAAAGCCGAGGCGCGAAAGATCCAATACAAAGCAGAACACTATCAGATGGCAGATGGAATACTGTACCGAAAGTCATATCTCGGCCCATTGCTGCGATGCGTTGACGTCGAAGATGCAAACTACCTAATCCGGGAAGTTCATGAAGGAATTTGTGGTATTCATGCCGGGCCTCGAATGGTGGTggcaaaagtgatgaatgccggatactactggcccgggatgcatctGGATGCCGTGAAAGAGTTAAGGAAGTGTAGTGGCTGCCAGAGACATGCGCCCAAGACCATGCGTCCCAAAAATGAACTAGTGTcagtcacaaccgcatggccttttcaacaatggggcatagacatggtaggTCCTTTCCCAGAAGCACCAGGGGCGGTCAAATTCATAATAGTCGCAGTCgactatttcaccaaatgg AATCATCACCAATAA